The following proteins are encoded in a genomic region of Channa argus isolate prfri chromosome 3, Channa argus male v1.0, whole genome shotgun sequence:
- the b3gntl1 gene encoding queuosine-tRNA galactosyltransferase isoform X3, which translates to MPTWFCSRNWYFKVGPFDEGGKGVPEDLLFFYQSLRQEGSLYRVDQCLLVYRYHERATTHSVKEETIWKLRVDFLQERVLNQWQSFTIWNAGKQGRKLYRCLSPTNQRKVKAFCDVDENKIQKGFYTYEESKEIPKPKIPVLHYKDASAPFIICVKLDMTEGVLEENLNSLQLNEGTDYYHFN; encoded by the exons ATGCCAACATGGTTCTGCTCAAGGAACTGGTACTTCAAGGTTGGACCATTTGACGAGGGAGGCAAG GGTGTGCCTGAGGATCTACTGTTCTTCTACCAGAGTCTTCGTCAGGAAGGGAGTCTGTACAGGGTTGACCAGTGCCTGCTGGTCTACCGTTACCATGAGAGGGCCACTACACATTCTGTAAAAGA GGAAACCATTTGGAAGCTTCGAGTGGACTTCCTGCAGGAGAGAGTGCTCAACCAGTGGCAGAGCTTTACCATATGGAATGCTGGGAAACAGGGCAGGAAGCTGTACCGATGTCTGAGCCCAACCAATCAGAGGAAA gTCAAAGCTTTCTGTGATGTGGATGAGAACAAGATTCAAAAGGGCTTCTACACATATGAGGAATCCAAG GAAATACCTAAGCCAAAAATCCCAGTTCTGCACTACAAAGATGCCTCCGCCCCCTTCATCATCTGCGTTAAACTG gACATGACAGAGGGTGTTCTGGAGGAAAACCTCAACTCTTTGCAGCTGAATGAAGGAACCGATTACTACCACTTTAACTGA